A region from the Sandaracinus amylolyticus genome encodes:
- a CDS encoding TetR/AcrR family transcriptional regulator, translated as MARPSNTSARRAEIVDALLRVLAERGWAAATTAEIARAAGMTPGLLHYHFASKQEILLALVERLTATLEARFERRAERAGDDPRARLFALLDAHVAQGDDADPAAVASWAAIAAEAGHQPEVRDVYARAIAKQLDAIDDLVSATLRAEGREVRGARRIAAGLLAAIEGSYRIAASAPGVLPEGFAAPTITRIAEGLLASQPKARR; from the coding sequence ATGGCACGTCCATCGAACACCAGCGCGCGCCGCGCCGAGATCGTCGATGCGCTCCTCCGGGTGCTCGCCGAGCGCGGCTGGGCCGCGGCGACGACCGCCGAGATCGCGCGCGCCGCGGGCATGACGCCGGGGCTGCTGCACTATCACTTCGCGTCGAAGCAGGAGATCCTGCTCGCGCTCGTCGAGCGGCTCACCGCGACGCTCGAGGCGCGCTTCGAGCGACGCGCCGAGCGAGCCGGCGACGATCCGCGCGCGCGGCTCTTCGCGCTGCTCGACGCGCACGTCGCGCAGGGCGACGACGCCGACCCTGCCGCGGTCGCGAGCTGGGCCGCCATCGCCGCGGAGGCCGGGCACCAGCCCGAGGTCCGCGACGTCTACGCGCGCGCCATCGCGAAGCAGCTCGACGCGATCGACGACCTCGTCTCCGCGACGCTGCGCGCGGAAGGTCGCGAGGTGCGCGGCGCGCGCCGCATCGCCGCGGGCCTGCTCGCCGCGATCGAGGGCTCGTATCGCATCGCCGCGTCTGCGCCGGGCGTGCTCCCCGAGGGCTTCGCCGCGCCGACGATCACGCGCATCGCGGAAGGGCTCCTGGCTTCTCAACCCAAGGCACGACGATGA
- a CDS encoding RNA polymerase factor sigma-32 — MARKTPKAKRSDEESESTDDVLAGEVVDEREEARDDDEGSEASEQEPRDDDEALEGDVVVEGEVVDEVDLAEPLPARPATGAALTTQDPLQAYMRDVQRYSLLTPEQTHELAVKYVESGDVEAARKLVTSNLRLVVKIAYDYRRAYRNILDLIQEGNIGLMQAVKKYDPYRGVKLSSYAAWWIRAYILRFILNNWRLVKLGTTQAQRKLFFNLKKEKARLSAMGIDPTPEVVAKNLDVTTDDVVQMDRRLGAGELSLDAPVGHGDGKPTSRIDTLAALDSPADELLASAELEDLLTEKIREFGQTLKGKEDVIFRERLMSDEPKTLQELGEQFGVSRERVRQIEKRLQGKIRAYLEQHVEASALPS; from the coding sequence ATGGCCCGCAAGACACCCAAGGCGAAGCGCTCCGACGAGGAGAGCGAGAGCACGGACGACGTGCTCGCGGGCGAGGTCGTGGACGAGCGCGAAGAAGCACGCGACGACGACGAGGGCTCGGAGGCGTCGGAGCAGGAGCCGCGCGACGACGACGAGGCGCTCGAGGGCGACGTCGTCGTCGAGGGCGAGGTCGTCGACGAGGTCGATCTCGCGGAGCCGCTCCCCGCGCGCCCCGCCACCGGCGCCGCGCTCACGACGCAGGACCCGCTCCAGGCGTACATGCGCGACGTGCAGCGCTACTCGCTGCTCACGCCCGAGCAGACGCACGAGCTCGCGGTGAAGTACGTGGAGAGCGGCGACGTCGAGGCGGCGCGCAAGCTGGTCACGTCGAACCTGCGGCTCGTCGTGAAGATCGCGTACGACTACCGCCGCGCGTACCGCAACATCCTCGACCTGATCCAGGAGGGGAACATCGGCCTGATGCAGGCCGTGAAGAAGTACGACCCCTACCGCGGCGTGAAGCTCTCGTCGTACGCGGCGTGGTGGATCCGCGCGTACATCCTGCGGTTCATCCTGAACAACTGGCGTCTCGTGAAGCTCGGGACGACGCAGGCGCAGCGCAAGCTCTTCTTCAACCTGAAGAAGGAGAAGGCGCGCCTGTCGGCGATGGGGATCGATCCCACGCCCGAGGTGGTCGCGAAGAACCTCGACGTCACCACCGACGACGTGGTGCAGATGGATCGTCGTCTCGGCGCGGGTGAGCTCTCGCTCGACGCGCCGGTCGGCCACGGCGATGGAAAGCCGACGTCGCGGATCGACACGCTGGCGGCGCTCGACTCGCCGGCGGACGAGCTGCTCGCGAGCGCGGAGCTCGAGGACCTGCTGACCGAGAAGATCCGCGAGTTCGGGCAGACGCTGAAGGGCAAGGAAGACGTGATCTTCCGCGAGCGCCTGATGAGCGACGAGCCGAAGACGCTGCAGGAACTCGGCGAGCAATTCGGCGTGAGCCGCGAGCGCGTGCGGCAGATCGAGAAGCGCCTCCAGGGGAAGATCCGGGCGTACCTCGAGCAGCACGTCGAAGCCTCGGCGTTGCCCTCGTGA
- the rsmI gene encoding 16S rRNA (cytidine(1402)-2'-O)-methyltransferase, whose amino-acid sequence MSAGKLSIVATPIGNLEDITLRALRVMREADAILAEDTRRTSGLCRHHGVGTPLRAFHAHTPSARIDAIVEELRGGAKLALVSDAGTPLVSDPGAELVRACAEAGITVEAIPGPSAPIAALVASGLAAPSFEFVGFLPRGGGRRTRALASIAKARGAVVLFEAPNRIAATLRDLAGVLGGARQAAVCRELTKLHEEIARGSLDALAEKFAEGTLGEITLVVAAPDVAPEDENEPVDDETVRAWLDDEGLGTREAADRLAEREGIPRKDAYKRVLALAGR is encoded by the coding sequence GTGAGCGCCGGCAAGCTCTCGATCGTCGCGACGCCGATCGGAAATCTCGAGGACATCACGCTGCGTGCGCTGCGCGTGATGCGCGAGGCGGACGCGATCCTCGCCGAGGACACGCGGCGCACGTCGGGGCTGTGCCGTCATCACGGCGTGGGCACGCCGCTGCGCGCGTTCCACGCGCACACGCCGAGCGCGCGCATCGACGCGATCGTCGAGGAGCTGCGCGGCGGCGCGAAGCTCGCGCTCGTGAGCGACGCAGGGACGCCGCTGGTGAGCGATCCCGGCGCCGAGCTGGTGCGCGCGTGCGCCGAGGCAGGGATCACGGTGGAGGCGATCCCCGGGCCGAGCGCGCCGATCGCGGCGCTCGTCGCGAGCGGTCTCGCCGCGCCGAGCTTCGAGTTCGTCGGGTTCCTGCCGCGCGGCGGAGGACGGAGGACGCGCGCCCTCGCGTCGATCGCGAAGGCGCGCGGGGCGGTGGTGCTCTTCGAGGCGCCGAACCGGATCGCGGCGACGCTGCGCGATCTCGCGGGCGTGCTCGGCGGCGCGCGTCAGGCCGCGGTGTGTCGCGAGCTGACGAAGCTGCACGAGGAGATCGCGCGCGGCTCGCTCGATGCGCTCGCCGAGAAATTCGCCGAAGGGACGCTCGGCGAGATCACGCTCGTGGTCGCGGCGCCGGACGTCGCGCCCGAGGACGAGAATGAGCCCGTCGACGACGAGACGGTGCGCGCGTGGCTCGACGACGAAGGGCTCGGCACGCGCGAGGCCGCCGATCGGCTCGCGGAGCGCGAGGGCATCCCGCGCAAGGACGCCTACAAGCGCGTCCTCGCGCTCGCAGGGCGCTGA
- a CDS encoding IPT/TIG domain-containing protein → MMRPAFSFLVLFLIAIPARALAAPPWIDSFDVLEAPRGARVRIVGSDLGDPATSRVEIGGRPAPTARWTSTGITAYVPVGARIGETSVRVVTPEGADARLITILPSTPVDDRIAWRVTGDGSGAGHHAPGVRRDGTVIVGDGGGFVYAIDREGVVRWIVDAARALDVEWAAADRGPIAVGHDDVAYVAITSGTEEHVLAIDRDGATAWARTFESGFLSAGPSIGPEGDVYVLNSASWVVSTDPPGPSSGMMRLRHDDGATVWATRGDPVITQVPFEGAPIVFGASTPGGAIDRAFVFAEQGALSTSPGDPQRDALRGFALDDGRETFVALTLAPSGSASPLQVWPAVRDDGAVLVSSFVSSSVGQRVRFAAPSSGAFVGMTSVEQGGGLGSPLAGRDGRTFVIRDQSWLDAFDVEGRLVWERRVAGGPRPNRLVFGADRSAIWIASPGRAIAVSAEDGALVDDVSVPASSGTETPVGCALGTDDVLRRVYYVGCFATEGAGWELSAIQMLDETPANDDAGVAPDAGMPTEADAGAMPAMLPSGSGCSVGARAAHAPWALLAMLALLLVRRAQRPASARTRL, encoded by the coding sequence ATGATGCGACCTGCGTTCTCGTTCCTCGTGCTCTTCCTCATCGCGATCCCCGCGCGCGCTCTCGCTGCGCCGCCGTGGATCGACAGCTTCGACGTGCTCGAGGCGCCGCGCGGCGCGCGCGTGCGCATCGTCGGGAGCGACCTCGGTGATCCCGCGACGTCGCGCGTCGAGATCGGCGGCAGGCCCGCGCCGACGGCGAGGTGGACCTCGACCGGGATCACCGCGTACGTGCCCGTCGGCGCACGGATCGGTGAGACGTCGGTGCGCGTCGTGACGCCCGAAGGCGCCGATGCACGCCTGATCACGATCCTGCCGAGCACGCCCGTCGACGATCGCATCGCGTGGCGCGTGACCGGCGACGGCAGCGGCGCGGGGCACCACGCGCCGGGCGTGCGTCGCGACGGCACCGTGATCGTCGGTGACGGCGGGGGCTTCGTGTACGCGATCGATCGCGAAGGCGTCGTGCGGTGGATCGTCGACGCGGCGCGCGCCCTCGACGTCGAGTGGGCCGCCGCGGATCGTGGGCCGATCGCGGTCGGCCACGACGACGTGGCCTACGTCGCGATCACGTCGGGCACCGAGGAGCACGTGCTCGCGATCGATCGCGACGGCGCGACGGCGTGGGCGCGCACGTTCGAGAGCGGCTTCCTCAGCGCGGGCCCGAGCATCGGGCCCGAGGGCGACGTCTACGTCCTGAACTCGGCGAGCTGGGTCGTGAGCACGGATCCGCCCGGGCCGAGCAGCGGGATGATGCGCCTTCGTCACGACGACGGCGCGACCGTCTGGGCGACCCGCGGCGACCCCGTGATCACGCAGGTGCCCTTCGAGGGCGCGCCGATCGTGTTCGGCGCGTCGACGCCGGGCGGCGCGATCGACCGTGCGTTCGTCTTCGCCGAGCAGGGCGCGCTCTCGACCTCGCCGGGCGATCCCCAGCGCGATGCGCTGCGCGGGTTCGCGCTCGACGACGGTCGCGAGACCTTCGTCGCGCTCACGCTCGCGCCGTCGGGCAGCGCGTCGCCGCTCCAGGTGTGGCCCGCGGTGCGCGACGACGGAGCGGTGCTCGTGTCGAGCTTCGTGTCGTCGTCGGTCGGCCAGCGCGTGCGCTTCGCCGCTCCTTCGAGCGGTGCGTTCGTCGGCATGACGAGCGTCGAGCAGGGCGGCGGGCTCGGATCGCCGCTCGCGGGGCGCGACGGCCGCACGTTCGTGATCCGCGATCAGTCGTGGCTCGACGCGTTCGACGTCGAGGGACGGCTCGTGTGGGAGCGTCGCGTCGCGGGCGGCCCGCGCCCGAATCGTCTGGTGTTCGGCGCGGATCGGAGCGCGATCTGGATCGCGTCGCCGGGGCGCGCGATCGCGGTGTCGGCCGAGGACGGCGCGCTCGTCGACGACGTCTCGGTGCCTGCGTCGAGCGGCACGGAGACCCCGGTCGGCTGCGCGCTCGGCACCGACGACGTGCTCCGGCGCGTCTACTACGTCGGCTGCTTCGCGACCGAGGGCGCGGGGTGGGAGCTCTCGGCGATCCAGATGCTCGACGAGACGCCCGCGAACGACGATGCGGGTGTCGCGCCCGACGCGGGCATGCCGACCGAGGCCGACGCCGGCGCGATGCCCGCGATGCTTCCGAGCGGATCGGGCTGCAGCGTCGGCGCGCGCGCCGCGCACGCTCCGTGGGCGCTCCTCGCGATGCTCGCGCTGCTCCTCGTGCGCCGCGCTCAGCGCCCTGCGAGCGCGAGGACGCGCTTGTAG
- a CDS encoding ArsR family transcriptional regulator yields the protein MVGRDLRATFRSGLHHEVLARAWDAPDAAFEPDDAPCVVGSLALLGRIDEALALADDVRADPTSTDAIVVESQFFAIVGLCHAGRYADAESRARSNLRYAGASDPRTRFFVFQGIALFRYFVGRIGRARLASRRALREAVRARFQYGRLLALDLRGHVLVQRGEVNAGLRVLDQAEKLAMALGFEGHRVSIECARLAYENRHGRRDAEVESALTQVAIASMGNVYALRSAWLELAFRSALSGDAERGREALDRAAEHTIPESDHRGRARFSITLALLARLDRSLDDAREALDDARRALEAGHDRSLLAELIAWDRVLGTGLFEPDLARSESLARLTDGLVARALEAMDGGRTLGSAVANESPLWALLASDAPHAARVAVALRRGWLGLVPLLIAREPGRDLVFTSDALVAADHGTVVHATKLPGHARELLAALGAGERTKEALINEVWRVARYSPQHHDAVIHTAIARLRRTLGPLAEWIRTTPQGYALQSGVRVVRLDDAGHDAPVASTTSEPEQPEREERDPILALLAERPLRSTELAERLRVSEATALRRLRALVASGAITRDGTGKRTRYVLTASE from the coding sequence GTGGTCGGACGCGACTTGCGCGCGACGTTCCGCTCCGGGCTCCACCACGAAGTGCTCGCGCGCGCGTGGGACGCTCCGGATGCGGCGTTCGAGCCCGACGACGCTCCGTGCGTCGTCGGGTCGCTCGCGCTGCTCGGTCGCATCGACGAGGCGCTCGCGCTCGCCGACGACGTGCGCGCCGATCCGACGTCGACCGACGCGATCGTGGTCGAGTCGCAGTTCTTCGCGATCGTCGGGCTCTGCCACGCGGGGCGCTACGCGGACGCCGAGAGCCGCGCGCGCAGCAACCTCCGCTACGCTGGCGCGAGCGATCCCAGGACGCGCTTCTTCGTCTTCCAGGGCATCGCGCTGTTCCGCTACTTCGTCGGTCGGATCGGGCGCGCGCGGCTCGCGTCGCGGCGCGCGCTGCGCGAGGCGGTGCGCGCGCGGTTCCAGTACGGACGCCTGCTCGCGCTCGATCTCCGCGGCCACGTGCTGGTGCAGCGCGGCGAGGTGAACGCCGGGCTGCGCGTGCTCGATCAGGCGGAGAAGCTCGCGATGGCGCTCGGCTTCGAGGGGCATCGCGTGTCGATCGAGTGCGCGCGCCTCGCCTACGAGAACCGTCACGGGCGGCGCGACGCCGAGGTCGAGAGCGCGCTCACCCAGGTCGCGATCGCGAGCATGGGCAACGTGTACGCGCTGCGCTCGGCGTGGCTCGAGCTCGCGTTCCGCAGCGCGCTCTCCGGGGATGCCGAGCGCGGCCGCGAGGCGCTCGATCGCGCCGCGGAGCACACGATCCCCGAGTCGGACCATCGCGGTCGCGCGCGCTTCTCGATCACCCTCGCGCTGCTGGCGCGGCTCGATCGCTCGCTCGACGACGCGCGCGAAGCGCTCGACGATGCCCGGCGCGCGCTCGAGGCGGGACACGATCGGAGCCTCCTCGCCGAGCTGATCGCGTGGGATCGCGTGCTCGGCACCGGGCTCTTCGAGCCGGATCTCGCGCGCTCCGAGTCGCTCGCGCGGCTCACCGACGGGCTCGTCGCGCGCGCGCTCGAGGCGATGGACGGCGGGCGCACGCTCGGCAGCGCGGTCGCGAACGAGTCGCCGCTCTGGGCGCTGCTCGCGAGCGATGCGCCGCACGCGGCGCGCGTCGCGGTCGCGCTGCGACGCGGCTGGCTCGGGCTCGTGCCGCTCTTGATCGCGCGGGAGCCGGGGCGCGATCTCGTGTTCACGTCGGACGCGCTCGTCGCGGCGGATCACGGCACGGTGGTGCACGCGACGAAGCTCCCGGGCCACGCGCGCGAGCTCCTGGCCGCGCTGGGCGCGGGCGAGCGCACCAAAGAAGCGCTGATCAACGAGGTGTGGCGCGTCGCGCGTTACTCGCCGCAGCACCACGACGCGGTGATCCACACCGCGATCGCGCGCCTGCGCCGCACGCTCGGCCCGCTCGCGGAGTGGATCCGCACGACCCCGCAGGGCTACGCGCTCCAGAGCGGCGTGCGCGTCGTGCGCCTCGACGACGCAGGGCACGACGCGCCGGTCGCGAGCACGACGTCGGAGCCGGAGCAGCCCGAGCGCGAGGAGCGCGATCCGATCCTCGCGCTCCTCGCGGAGCGCCCGCTGCGCTCGACCGAGCTCGCCGAGCGGCTGCGCGTGTCCGAAGCGACCGCGCTACGACGCCTGCGCGCGCTCGTCGCGTCGGGCGCGATCACCCGCGACGGCACGGGCAAGCGAACGCGCTACGTGCTCACCGCGTCCGAGTGA
- a CDS encoding kelch repeat-containing protein, translating into MLRRLALLAILTSLALVSCADAGDPPDLRMRVRWSLTEPSALPSDVDRISIDVFVGDDTTPDNSIHTVANLEDSDDNGRLDLIRGGLPTNVPIRMRIVGEVGGVPAYVGHVGPIVLRAGERRYVEPAMYRVGASTSVAASGVRGRVLHSATALPDGRVLVAGGFGVSTTACPDGQPEGTRCFALAASDDAYVFDPAEGRFHAVDGGLLAARGGHTATALPDGRVLLAGGASDALMLMTPQGAATSGTYLISIVPGEDASLASFEIFDPELSPEVEDVDADGDPGRGAFVGAADAPTTPGRLDVPRFLATASAIPGTERVLIAGGEGAGASTSFAVFDADRAGGYGVLAAEEDDELAASRVAAGSAGVGSGASAAVWILGGNEARSDADLAEVWSGAADDATGASAPANAEPLLFPQAMAGVAVSRPEWSFVRPIVETVAGGERVVVIGWYGALCEAGTMNPVFAGGAGAVERCGGARRSVTIDVETGLATPGMTNNPHAFGASARLDDGRVIVTGGIGALVWSVNNTVDVLTGTVDATGAAVVSPTPLQLAEGRALHTTTALPEGGALTVGGLRFDASVMNASLPQPEVIYLAAQ; encoded by the coding sequence GTGCTGCGCCGGCTTGCTCTTCTCGCGATCCTCACGTCGCTCGCCCTCGTCTCGTGTGCCGATGCCGGCGATCCACCCGACCTCCGGATGCGCGTGCGATGGAGCCTCACCGAGCCCTCCGCGCTGCCGTCCGACGTCGATCGGATCAGCATCGACGTGTTCGTCGGCGACGACACGACGCCCGACAACTCGATCCACACGGTCGCGAACCTCGAGGACTCCGACGACAACGGGCGCCTCGATCTGATCCGCGGCGGGCTCCCGACGAACGTGCCGATCCGAATGCGCATCGTCGGCGAGGTCGGCGGCGTGCCGGCGTACGTCGGGCACGTCGGTCCGATCGTCCTGCGCGCGGGTGAGCGGCGCTACGTCGAGCCCGCGATGTACCGCGTGGGCGCGTCCACCTCGGTCGCGGCGAGCGGCGTGCGAGGGCGCGTGCTGCACAGCGCGACCGCGCTTCCCGATGGGCGCGTGCTCGTCGCGGGCGGCTTCGGCGTGAGCACGACGGCGTGCCCCGATGGTCAGCCGGAGGGCACGCGGTGCTTCGCGCTGGCAGCGAGCGACGACGCGTACGTGTTCGATCCCGCCGAGGGTCGCTTCCACGCGGTCGACGGTGGTCTGCTCGCGGCGCGCGGCGGGCACACCGCGACGGCGCTCCCCGACGGGCGCGTGCTGCTCGCGGGCGGCGCGAGCGACGCGCTGATGCTGATGACGCCGCAGGGCGCGGCGACCTCGGGCACGTACCTGATCTCGATCGTGCCCGGAGAGGACGCGTCGCTCGCGTCGTTCGAGATCTTCGATCCCGAGCTGAGCCCGGAGGTCGAGGACGTCGATGCCGACGGCGATCCCGGTCGCGGCGCGTTCGTCGGCGCCGCGGACGCGCCCACCACGCCGGGTCGCCTCGACGTCCCGCGCTTCCTCGCGACCGCATCGGCGATCCCGGGCACGGAGCGCGTGCTGATCGCGGGCGGCGAGGGGGCCGGGGCGAGCACGAGCTTCGCCGTGTTCGATGCCGATCGCGCGGGCGGCTACGGCGTGCTCGCGGCGGAGGAGGACGACGAGCTCGCGGCGTCGCGCGTCGCGGCGGGCAGCGCGGGTGTCGGCAGCGGCGCGTCGGCGGCGGTGTGGATCCTCGGCGGCAACGAAGCGCGCAGCGACGCGGACCTCGCGGAGGTGTGGTCGGGCGCGGCCGACGACGCGACGGGCGCGAGCGCGCCGGCGAACGCCGAGCCGCTGCTCTTCCCGCAGGCGATGGCGGGCGTCGCGGTGTCGCGGCCCGAGTGGAGCTTCGTGCGGCCGATCGTCGAGACGGTCGCCGGCGGGGAGCGCGTAGTCGTGATCGGCTGGTATGGCGCGCTCTGCGAGGCGGGCACGATGAACCCGGTGTTCGCGGGCGGCGCGGGCGCGGTCGAGCGGTGCGGCGGCGCACGCCGCAGCGTCACGATCGACGTCGAGACCGGCCTCGCCACGCCGGGGATGACGAACAACCCGCACGCGTTCGGCGCGAGCGCGCGGCTCGACGATGGCCGGGTGATCGTCACGGGCGGCATCGGCGCGCTCGTCTGGAGCGTGAACAACACCGTCGACGTGCTCACCGGCACGGTGGACGCGACGGGCGCCGCGGTCGTGAGCCCGACGCCGCTCCAGCTCGCCGAGGGGCGCGCGCTGCACACGACCACCGCGCTGCCCGAGGGCGGCGCGCTCACGGTGGGCGGTCTGCGCTTCGACGCGTCGGTGATGAACGCGTCGCTGCCGCAGCCCGAGGTCATCTACCTCGCGGCGCAGTGA
- a CDS encoding DUF72 domain-containing protein: protein MRRRELRVGTSGWVYKDWNGVFYPEGLPARDRLAHYASHFDMVEINATHYRLASERAAAAWQATVPEGFVFVAKGSQFITHRLKLKNCEGALERFFAPLAPLTAMQVVLWQLPAAAPRDLERVDRFLALLPREHAGHRLRHVFEPRDPWWWSDEVRALLSKHHVAFCCVSHPALPADVVETSDLVYLRFHGLGEKPYLYDYRDDELAPWVERLAPQLDRRDVYVAFNNDWHGHAITNARRFLELMHEARAPARALTRTTKAAARTTRQRSRGS from the coding sequence ATGCGGCGTCGCGAGCTGCGGGTCGGCACGTCGGGCTGGGTCTACAAGGACTGGAACGGCGTGTTCTACCCGGAGGGCCTGCCGGCGCGCGATCGCCTCGCGCACTACGCGAGCCACTTCGACATGGTCGAGATCAACGCGACGCACTACCGGCTCGCGAGCGAGCGCGCCGCGGCGGCGTGGCAGGCGACGGTGCCCGAGGGGTTCGTCTTCGTCGCGAAGGGCTCGCAGTTCATCACGCACCGGCTGAAGCTCAAGAATTGCGAGGGCGCGCTGGAGCGCTTCTTCGCGCCGCTCGCGCCGCTCACCGCGATGCAGGTCGTGCTGTGGCAGCTCCCCGCGGCGGCACCGCGCGATCTCGAGCGCGTCGATCGCTTCCTCGCGCTCCTGCCGCGCGAGCACGCCGGGCACCGGCTGCGTCACGTCTTCGAGCCGCGCGATCCGTGGTGGTGGAGCGACGAGGTGCGCGCGCTGCTCTCGAAGCACCACGTCGCGTTCTGCTGCGTGAGCCATCCCGCGCTGCCCGCCGACGTCGTCGAGACGAGCGACCTCGTCTACCTCCGCTTCCACGGGCTCGGCGAGAAGCCGTACCTCTACGACTACCGCGACGACGAGCTCGCGCCGTGGGTCGAGCGCCTCGCGCCGCAGCTCGATCGTCGCGACGTGTACGTCGCGTTCAACAACGACTGGCACGGCCACGCGATCACGAACGCGCGGCGCTTCCTCGAGCTGATGCACGAGGCACGCGCCCCGGCGCGCGCCCTGACGCGCACGACGAAGGCCGCGGCGCGCACCACGCGTCAGCGATCGCGCGGATCGTGA